The Cloeon dipterum chromosome X, ieCloDipt1.1, whole genome shotgun sequence genome includes a window with the following:
- the LOC135946193 gene encoding uncharacterized protein LOC135946193, which translates to MSLFSSPVKTPAGDTDGGPPWTQEPELVTVEPDLVSVEPESHHQVVLSTSEGCSWVSECPAPVPLPWFLADEKPTRSDNQDAVAGSSKADLGQTISMARLRAAEGLAALQKTYIHFQKSRDAIARVDEPEVVLVEDEEPQPLQEKVVEQPQQPGDSDLEVVEVTIDEPVAKINYKEPVHLETRMPGPLLSVDDDKSGACIVHIDIYGCKWQTPQVLAGVGAFFAFWHPCNVSRALDSRVEWDKDDAAVVAAILACQRARAAGLHKLRICTSHKKLKGLVKRHQRRAAPIGIQTHRSQSMRLATLGMQIEWTVVSAISAGQCCAFKLAFQGARDQVGPIWLTADQQVIC; encoded by the exons ATGTCGCTGTTTTCATCTCCAG TCAAAACACCTGCTGGTGACACGGATGGGGGCCCGCCGTGGACGCAGGAGCCTGAGTTGGTGACTGTTGAGCCCGATTTAGTGTCAGTGGAGCCCGAGTCACATCATCAGGTGGTGCTGAGCACATCCGAGGGCTGCAGCTGGGTCTCTGAATGCCCGGCCCCGGTGCCTCTGCCCTGGTTCCTAGCCGACGAGAAACCCACGAGATCGGACAACCAGGATGCGGTGGCCGGATCGTCCAAGGCAGACTTGGGCCAGACGATCAGCATGGCAAGACTGCGTGCGGCGGAAGGCCTTGCCGCGCTGCAGAAAACCTACATCCACTTCCAGAAGAGCAGGGACGCGATCGCTCGTGTGGATGAGCCCGAAGTCGTCCTTGTCGAGGACGAGGAGCCGCAGCCGCTGCAGGAAAAGGTTGTCGAACAGCCCCAGCAGCCTGGTGACTCAGATTTGGAGGTGGTGGAGGTCACCATTGATGAGCCGGTGGCGAAGATCAACTACAAGGAGCCTGTGCATCTGGAGACACGAATGCCTGGCCCCTTACTCTCAGTCGACGACGACAAAAGCGGCGCGTGCATCGTCCACATCGATATCTACGGATGCAAGTGGCAGACTCCCCAAGTTTTGGCCGGAGTTGGTGCATTTTTCGCCTTTTGGCATCCATG CAACGTGAGCCGCGCGCTGGACTCTCGTGTGGAGTGGGACAAGGACGACGCGGCAGTCGTGGCCGCCATCTTGGCCTGTCAACGTGCCAGAGCAGCAG GGCTGCACAAGTTGAGGATCTGCACCAgccacaaaaaattgaaaggccTGGTTAAGCGTCACCAGAGGCGCGCTGCGCCCATCGGAATCCAGACGCACCGGTCGCAGAGCATGCGACTTGCCACTCTCGGCATGCAGATCGAGTGG ACGGTCGTTTCTGCAATCTCTGCAGGCCAATGTTGCGCCTTCAAGCTCGCCTTCCAAGGAGCCCGCGACCAAGTTGGCCCCATTTGGTTGACTGCCGATCAGCAAGTAATTTGCTAA
- the LOC135946857 gene encoding MAM and LDL-receptor class A domain-containing protein 2-like → MRPTGLLLLALLPIFSSVVLGQKKNKGWFRSLSTACGDVSIPNGVVKLKDSFTLQVKCDRFFYPYGPSTKVMCLRTKKFSSPLPQCTKPGCPLPGVIENGYWKTEAEHSVLKVICSPDFEVHETEIIVCNGKSWSAPVPFCYPKKPSLTCDLSSSAEDLCGWQQDGQSSDTWTLQSKANPYRLNNTGPDKDDSTAELGKYLYLDNSMAIENKTIAVARLYSPVYAKSLKNCFSFSYHMFGSEKIGTIRVYIVNAGQQVSNTTLPKANVTGDQGDAWRQFYFSATTNTSIQWVIEAEIQDVENISVIAIDNMKLNFTDCPSEKKPEWEFPSCKNRCTHSLETNLTLSVCSCADKCTIEDNCCFDFEVYCNAADDDEEETTEKASTAKPRATSTATTRPTTVKATTPSTTTVKTTATTKTTTVAKKLITTIAPRATTKQIRENKTTVVTTPRSSPPIARTTTNTTTQTTTSPVSPKPHELPVTKKEDEKPSHSGWFFWIVGVVGAVVVAIGLLKFVCGNFLRRRQVLGEDGEGVAFISNDADEPQLDFTLATPNNVRKFDYDEL, encoded by the exons ATGAGACCAACAGGTTTGTTGCTCCTCGCGCTGCTTCCGATATTTTCCAGCGTGGTCCTAGGCCAAA AGAAAAACAAGGGCTGGTTCCGCTCCTTGTCCACGGCGTGCGGAGACGTGTCCATTCCGAATGGCGTCGTCAAATTGAAAGACTCCTTCACGTTGCAAGTCAAGTGCGATCGTTTTTTCTACCCTTACGGCCCCAGCACCAAGGTCATGTGCTTAAGGACCAAAAAGTTTTCTTCGCCTCTGCCGCAGTGCACta AACCTGGCTGTCCACTGCCTGGCGTAATCGAAAATGGCTACTGGAAAACGGAGGCGGAGCACAGcgtcttgaaagttatttgcAGCCCAGACTTTGAGGTGCACGAGACAGAAATCATCGTGTGCAATGGGAAAAGTTGGAGCGCCCCCGTGCCTTTCTGCTACC CGAAAAAGCCGTCGTTGACGTGCGACCTGAGCTCGTCGGCGGAGGACCTTTGCGGCTGGCAGCAAGACGGGCAGTCGTCGGACACCTGGACCTTGCAGAGCAAAGCCAATCCGTACAGGCTCAACAACACCGGTCCAGACAAAGACGACTCAACCGCCGAACTGG GCAAGTACTTGTACTTGGACAACAGCATGGCCATAGAGAATAAAACAATCGCCGTAGCTCGCCTTTACTCTCCAGTGTACGCgaaaagcttaaaaaactgcttttccttttcataCCACATGTTTGGCAGCGAAAAAATAG GAACGATTCGGGTTTACATTGTAAACGCTGGTCAACAAGTTTCGAACACAACGCTGCCGAAAGCGAATGTGACGGGAGACCAAGGCGACGCGTGGCGGCAATTTTACTTCTCCGCCACCACAAACACCTCGATACAg tGGGTGATTGAAGCTGAAATCCAAGACGTGGAGAACATCTCCGTTATTGCCATCGACAACATGAAGCTAAACTTCACTGACTGCCCCAGCGAAAAGA AACCGGAGTGGGAATTCCCGAGTTGTAAAAATCGATGCACGCACAGCTTGGAGACAAATCTGACTTTGTCCGTGTGCAGTTGCGCCGACAAGTGCACCATTGAAGACAACTGCTGCTTTGACTTTGAGGTTTACTGCAACGCTGCAGACGATg ACGAGGAAGAAACGACAGAAAAGGCCTCAACAGCAAAGCCGCGTGCCACCTCGACTGCCACCACGAGGCCGACAACTGTCAAAGCAACAACCCCCAGTACAACAACTGTAAAAACCACTGCAACAACCAAAACCACGACAGTTGCTAAAAAATTGATCACCACAATTGCTCCGAGAGCAACTACCAAACAGATTCGTGAAAACAAGACGACGGTGGTGACGACGCCGCGGAGCAGCCCGCCGATCGCGAGAACCACCACCAACACCACAACTCAAACCACCACCTCCCCCGTCAGCCCCAAGCCCCATGAGTTGCCTGTCACAAAAAAAG AGGACGAGAAACCTTCGCATTCGGGCTGGTTTTTCTGGATTGTCGGCGTCGTCGGGGCAGTCGTGGTGGCCATCGGCTTGCTGAAGTTTGTCTGCGGAAATTTCCTGCGGCGGCGCCAAGTGTTGGGCGAAGATGGCGAAGGGGTGGCCTTCATCTCGAACGACGCCGACGAACCCCAACTCGACTTCACCCTCGCCACGCCAAATAATGTCAGAAAATTCGATTATGATGAACTTTAG
- the LOC135945228 gene encoding venom serine protease Bi-VSP-like has product MRPETYERYKATISGWERTSNGTKIPVDVTSNTRLIYTDVFVNEKKICKSIYPNVSTEKTICTYDTNGSDDCGGYVGDPLTITESDGVETQIGIASFGPHTEAECHSETGYPDGFVRVTSYSPLINIWSD; this is encoded by the exons ATGCGCCCAGAAACCTATGAAAGATATAAAGCTACCATCTCTGGCTGGGAACGCACTTCAAATGGTACCAAAATTCCTGTTG ATGTTACCTCTAACACTCGGCTTATCTACACTGACGTCTTCGTCaacgaaaagaaaatttgcaaatcgaTTTACCCTAATGTGAGCACTGAAAAGACAATTTGCACGTACGACACAAACGGATCCGACGATTGCGGT GGATACGTCGGCGACCCCCTCACCATCACTGAATCTGACGGAGTGGAGACCCAAATTGGAATCGCCAGCTTTGGTCCTCACACAGAAGCAGAGTGCCACAGCGAAACTGGTTATCCCGACGGCTTCGTCAGAGTCACATCTTACTCTCCCTTGATCAATATTTGGAGTGACTGA
- the LOC135947032 gene encoding collagenase-like encodes MHEWYSHKHFHNDICIIHLDDWAREEGISTVRLPSRSQVKETFAGHTATVSGWGGISNADAPINPELKYADVTIMDNQHYAVTSSQKQLQTRSDFALTTLTVRETLAARSPSLNQTE; translated from the exons ATGCATGAGTGGTACAGCCACAAACATTTCCACAACGATATCTGCATTATTCACCTGGACGACTGGGCTCGTGAGGAGGGAATTTCCACCGTCCGTCTACCCTCTCGCTCTCAGGTCAAAGAAACCTTTGCAGGGCACACAGCTACCGTCTCTGGCTGGGGAGGCATCTCAAATG CTGACGCCCCGATCAATCCTGAGCTCAAGTATGCTGACGTCACCATCATGGACAATCAACACTATGCAGTTACGTCCTCCCAGAAGCAGTTGCAGACGAGAAGCGACTTTGCACTTACAACCCTGACGGTTCG GGAGACTCTGGCGGCCCGCTCACCATCACTGAATCAGACGGAGTGA
- the LOC135947116 gene encoding uncharacterized protein LOC135947116: MVGKGTLLQDKLQRFQQRGQFQDLKVVVTCLDGTQADFRCHRVILAALSSTLENKLRDLGVGDTLNIRIKTKDPWIFRNVIRSAYGFKPSFYTVPEAMGAHILAKQLGCLPLARTSGNFVLARVRPNTIWPLLDMALDKSPIQRKALKVLTEETTLCLWDSGFLGCSRRALELLVAAPELQVREVDLVERVVSWANEMNGGQRLTPEVAKDVLGAVVIGGLRLLTLTADEFGASVAKAGLLDSEALLAVLVNIHSPGQLPMPDGLSQSKEHRAEVKKEEEA, encoded by the exons ATGGTCGGAAAAGGCACCCTTCTGCAGGACAAACTGCAACGTTTCCAGCAAAGAGGCCAGTTTCAAGACTTGAAGGTGGTTGTCACTTGCTTGGACGGAACTCAG GCGGATTTCCGTTGTCACCGAGTAATTCTGGCAGCCCTGTCATCCACCCTCGAGAACAAGTTGCGGGACTTAGGCGTAGGAGACACCTTGAACATCAGAATCAAAACTAAGGACCCCTGGATTTTTCGCAACGTGATCAG GAGCGCTTACGGTTTTAAGCCTTCCTTCTATACCGTGCCAGAGGCGATGGGGGCACACATTCTTGCTAAACAGCTTGGCTGCCTGCCACTTGCGAGGACTTCAGGCAATTTTGTGCTGGCTCGTGTGCGTCCCAACACTATATGGCCACTGCTGGACATGGCCCTGGACAAGTCGCCCATCCAGCGAAAGGCCCTtaag GTGCTGACCGAGGAGACCACTCTGTGTCTGTGGGACAGCGGCTTCTTAGGGTGTTCGAGGAGGGCGCTCGAGCTGCTGGTGGCAGCGCCAGAACTGCAGGTCCGAGAGGTCGACCTTGTCGAGAGGGTGGTCTCCTGGGCCAACGAGATGAACGGAGGTCAGCGCCTGACCCCTGAAGTGGCCAAGGACGTGCTGGGCGCTGTGGTGATCGGAGGGTTGCGACTCTTGACCCTCACGGCCGACGAGTTTGGCGCCAGCGTGGCCAAGGCCGGCCTGCTCGACAGCGAAGCTTTGTTAGCCGTTCTGGTCAACATTCACTCCCCAGGCCAGCTGCCAATGCCTGACGGCCTCAGCCAGAGCAAGGAGCACAGGGCTGAGGTGAAAAAGGAAGAAGAAGCTTAA
- the LOC135946194 gene encoding uncharacterized protein LOC135946194, protein MVSTRSSSAKIAAAAAMGTEGIGLSRGQPNEKRHRPVRIKKQKDLFVETASMCQPEQVLNVFECVGVNRLKRLRQQQKETKVRIAALQEIVRVEKAKVQTIYTALASVDKVQAEEPLVRRNQEMQIPMSFLPDEKSFCKVYTAGYCTAAASGVGISFGLHHPRNASVPFPSPYIHNAEAAAATLACNVAKMNGVFNLHVHTSSKFLFNEEKKGIKRRKENRLGPIYDLRRAKWGMKMRWTCVGPNDDPELKAQVEEAFRLAHLATAK, encoded by the exons aTGGTTAGCACGAGGAGCAGTAGTGCTAAaatagctgctgctgctgctatgGGCACAGAGGGCATAGGCTTGTCTAGAGGCCAGCCGAATGAAAAACGGCATCGCCCGGTTAGAATAAAGAAGCAGAAGGATCTTTTTGTGGAAACTGCGAGCATGTGTCAGCCTGAGCAAGTCCTAAACGTTTTCGAGTGTGTTGGAGTGAACAGGCTGAAGAGATtgcggcagcagcaaaaggaaacaaaagtACGTATCGCAGCCTTGCAGGAAATAGTCAGGGTGGAGAAGGCCAAGGTTCAGACGATTTACACTGCCCTTGCCAGCGTGGACAAAGTACAAGCCGAGGAGCCACTGGTCCGAAGAAACCAAGAAATGCAGATTCCAATGAGTTTCTTGCCGGACGAGAAGAGCTTCTGCAAAGTGTACACGGCTGGATACTGCACTGCAGCTGCATCTGGGGTTGGTATCAGCTTTGGATTGCACCACCCAAG GAACGCGAGCGTGCCTTTCCCCTCGCCGTACATCCATAATGCAGAGGCTGCGGCAGCCACGTTGGCGTGCAATGTAGCCAAAATGAATG GTGTGTTCAACTTGCACGTGCACACATCctccaaatttttgttcaacgaGGAGAAAAAGGGAATCAAGAGGCGCAAAGAAAATAGACTAGGCCCAATATATGACCTGCGTCGAGCCAAGTGGGGCATGAAGATGCGCTGG ACCTGCGTCGGGCCCAACGATGACCCTGAGCTGAAAGCCCAGGTTGAGGAGGCCTTCCGCTTGGCTCACCTTGCAActgccaaataa